From the Teredinibacter turnerae T7901 genome, one window contains:
- a CDS encoding Lrp/AsnC family transcriptional regulator, translated as MLAIYMTIDRFDRLILNELQRNGRVSNQELADAISLSPSPCLRRTRALEESGLIDGYVALLNARKLGLTLMAFIQISMDRHTPDRFAHFEQAVERCPEVLECHLITGQSADYLLKVIVKDMDAYQQFLLQTLTRIDGVSGVHSSFVMKSPVRKTALPLDL; from the coding sequence ATGTTGGCTATTTATATGACGATAGACCGCTTTGATCGACTGATTTTGAACGAATTGCAGCGCAACGGCCGTGTTTCCAATCAGGAGCTGGCCGATGCCATTAGCCTTTCTCCTTCGCCCTGCCTGCGCCGCACCCGCGCGCTGGAAGAGTCGGGATTGATCGATGGCTACGTGGCACTGCTGAATGCCCGCAAGCTCGGCCTGACGCTGATGGCGTTTATTCAGATCAGTATGGACCGCCACACCCCGGATCGGTTTGCCCACTTCGAGCAGGCCGTCGAGCGTTGCCCGGAGGTTCTGGAATGCCATCTCATCACCGGCCAATCCGCCGATTATTTGTTAAAAGTCATAGTGAAAGATATGGATGCCTACCAACAGTTTTTACTGCAAACACTGACCCGCATCGACGGAGTAAGTGGTGTGCACTCCTCCTTCGTGATGAAATCACCAGTGCGCAAAACCGCATTACCACTGGATTTGTGA